A single region of the Neodiprion pinetum isolate iyNeoPine1 chromosome 5, iyNeoPine1.2, whole genome shotgun sequence genome encodes:
- the sturkopf gene encoding lipid droplet-associated hydrolase codes for MQEAFLDLNGVPTHVTSEGRWVEAGLAADGHRDVVVVIPGNPGLPSFYNGFIKTLNSKLPTETPVWMVGHAGHVQPSKTSLRSLPKYEHNRHLYNLDGQLKHKAEFIKKYVPKDARLHLVAHSIGSWFVLNLLKDEEIRNQVVKCYLLFPTIERMAESPNGKFFTRFAAPLISILVFLSWIFTFLPLIIQILLIEVAGFFIGIPRKCRKSVLQLVNPAVLRRVFSLAKQELEIVRELDHELVSKNSDKLWLYYGSKDGWTPVKYYEEIRTRYPNLNAVLCKRGILHSFVLESDTEMGNIVADIINDNII; via the exons ATGCAGGAAGCGTTTTTAGACCTGAACGGTGTTCCGACTCACGTTACGTCGGAGGGTCGGTGGGTCGAGGCTGGCCTCGCAGCTGACGGTCACAGAGATGTGGTAGTTGTCATTCCAGGCAACCCTGGACTCCCGAGCTTCTACAATGGGTTTATCAAGACCCTGAATTCAAAACTCCCAACGGAAACGCCGGTCTGGATGGTCGGGCACGCGGGGCATGTTCAACCCAGCAAAACAAGCCTCCGAAGCTTGCCTAAATACGAGCACAATAGGCACTTGTACAATCTGGATGGCCAGCTTAAGCATAAG GCTGAGTTCATCAAGAAATACGTGCCTAAAGACGCTCGATTACATCTTGTTGCCCACTCGATTGGCAGTTGGTTTGTTTTAAACCTGCTTAAGGATGAAGAGATTAGAAATCAGGTTGTAAAATGCTACCTATTATTTCCAACTATCGAACGCATGGCAGAAAGCccaaatggaaaattttttacacgattC gcCGCACCTTTGATTTCGATACTGGTGTTCCTTTCCTGGATATTCACGTTTTTGCCtttgattattcaaattcttcTGATCGAAGTAGCCGGTTTCTTTATTGGGATTCCTCGCAAGTGCAGGAAATCTGTTTTGCAGCTGGTCAATCCCGCTGTTCTAAGACGGGTGTTTTCATTGGCAAAACAAGAACTGGAAATTGTGCGAGAGTTGGATCATGAATTGGtgtcaaaaaattcagacaaacTTTGGTTATATTATGGCTCTAAGGACGGTTGGACTCCTGTAAAATATTATGAAGAAATCAGAACTAGATATCCAAATCTCAATGCTGTACTGTGCAAAAGAGGAATTTTGCACTCATTTGTTCTTGAAAGCGATACGGAAATGGGAAACATTGTTGCAGACATTATCAATGATAACATTATATAA
- the mRpS23 gene encoding small ribosomal subunit protein mS23 isoform X1, with the protein MARSRLAKIGTIHSRTSGLLRSGAMKEEDKPLWFDIYEAFQPKDEPRFDRPISTGNIREIFYEEDVIRAKFHKDHPSLPFVHLNDTSRLSQTQKFIATYQELSKEGGVQKSELYKAAVSQVIGQAVRSRIDKPQPSEETTSVADTEKGKTTNLNVNINNILKEQ; encoded by the exons ATGGCACGTAGCAGATTAGCAAAAATTGGCACGATTCATTCGAG AACAAGCGGTCTTCTCAGATCTGGGGCTATGAAAGAAGAGGATAAACCATTATGGTTCGACATTTATGAAGCTTTCCAACCAAAGGATGAACCTCGTTTCGATCGTCCTATAAGCACGGGAAATATCAGAGAAATTTTCTATGAGGAGGACGTCATTCGAGC AAAGTTCCACAAGGATCATCCTTCTCTACCATTCGTTCACCTGAACGATACATCACGTTTGTCTCAAACACAAAAATTTATAGCTACATATCAAGAGTTATCAAAAGAG GGTGGTGTCCAAAAATCTGAACTATACAAAGCTGCTGTTTCTCAAGTAATTGGCCAGGCGGTTAGATCACGAATCGACAAGCCTCAACCATCTGAAGAAACGACTTCAGTAGCTGATACAGAGAAAGGCAAAACTACAAACCTGAATGTTAACATTAATAACATACTTAAAGAACAGTAA
- the mRpS23 gene encoding small ribosomal subunit protein mS23 isoform X2, translated as MKEEDKPLWFDIYEAFQPKDEPRFDRPISTGNIREIFYEEDVIRAKFHKDHPSLPFVHLNDTSRLSQTQKFIATYQELSKEGGVQKSELYKAAVSQVIGQAVRSRIDKPQPSEETTSVADTEKGKTTNLNVNINNILKEQ; from the exons ATGAAAGAAGAGGATAAACCATTATGGTTCGACATTTATGAAGCTTTCCAACCAAAGGATGAACCTCGTTTCGATCGTCCTATAAGCACGGGAAATATCAGAGAAATTTTCTATGAGGAGGACGTCATTCGAGC AAAGTTCCACAAGGATCATCCTTCTCTACCATTCGTTCACCTGAACGATACATCACGTTTGTCTCAAACACAAAAATTTATAGCTACATATCAAGAGTTATCAAAAGAG GGTGGTGTCCAAAAATCTGAACTATACAAAGCTGCTGTTTCTCAAGTAATTGGCCAGGCGGTTAGATCACGAATCGACAAGCCTCAACCATCTGAAGAAACGACTTCAGTAGCTGATACAGAGAAAGGCAAAACTACAAACCTGAATGTTAACATTAATAACATACTTAAAGAACAGTAA